Sequence from the Fibrobacter sp. genome:
GAAAGGCGGATATTTGTCTGTCAGCAAAAGAAAAGCGTATGCATTCACCCGCAGTGTCCACCTGAATACATCCACCGTAAACTCATGCATCCCCCTGGGATATTTCCCGGTAAACAGAATGGCAAACCAGGCTATCAATGTCACAATAACAACCGCCATATAGAGAAAAAGCAGAACCACATAATGAGGAATAGCCAGAAACCACTTTACAAGGGGCATTCCCCTGTGCAGTTCCGATTCCGCATCAGGATATCTCAGTGTCAGTTTTACAAACTGCTCATCCTCAATAGACGGATACTCATCCCGGAGCAGAAAGAGATAAGAACCCACTCTCGCCATGAATTTTGAAAGATAATAAATCCAGTCAAACCACACTCTGGGATATTTTTTTCTGAACAAAATAACCAGCAACACCGGCAGAAAAAGAAATCCACCACCAGCCAGTCCGCATTTTCCCACATATACTCCCGTCAATAACCCGTAGAGAATCAGAACAGGAAGAGCCAGAAAAAACCTGAAGAATGCCGTCAGCCGATCGGTTCTTTGCGGATACTCAATCGAGATATCTGCGTATGGATACTCGTTTTCCATCTTTTATCTTCCTTTGTGTCTGGTTTATTTACAGTGACAGATAACAGTACAATTTAATTTAATCACAATTAAAAATCCTGATCCGTGATTTTTGGAAAATTTTCTTTATTTCATAAAAACACGGCAGCCCAGGATCTTTTTACCCTTTTCAAGCTCAACAAGATACACTCCAGGTACAAATCCTCCTCTGTTAACAGGTTTTTTCAACCCCTTGCCTGCAACTCTCCCACGCAGGTCGTAAATTATCACCTCAGACTGTCTCCATTCCGATTTCCTCATAGCCCTGTTGACACCTACCGCCTCAGCAGGTACAAACTTCCACTGCTGGTTATAATTATCCGATGCATAATCTGAATACTGGATGATCGGGTTTCCATCAATGGACGACCCGTCTTTGTTATCAAGGACTTTACCGCTAAGACGGTTGACCATTTTATAAAATCCCCCCGTCATGTGCACAGGCTGCCATTGCTGCGCGAAACACCTGTCAATAGTTCTGCACCTGATTTGCGTTCCGTTCTCTGATGAACTGGTATTGTCAA
This genomic interval carries:
- a CDS encoding DUF4389 domain-containing protein is translated as MENEYPYADISIEYPQRTDRLTAFFRFFLALPVLILYGLLTGVYVGKCGLAGGGFLFLPVLLVILFRKKYPRVWFDWIYYLSKFMARVGSYLFLLRDEYPSIEDEQFVKLTLRYPDAESELHRGMPLVKWFLAIPHYVVLLFLYMAVVIVTLIAWFAILFTGKYPRGMHEFTVDVFRWTLRVNAYAFLLLTDKYPPFRL